Proteins found in one Oncorhynchus keta strain PuntledgeMale-10-30-2019 chromosome 2, Oket_V2, whole genome shotgun sequence genomic segment:
- the LOC118397794 gene encoding cytochrome c oxidase assembly protein COX11, mitochondrial: MLLPILVRESLCCSKNSVLLTSSNIQACIRGLQGKGARGLHSYAQWFLCRRLPSRLNTQIRGAKSWKSQTKQQEDEWRKRNKTVLTYIAAAGVGMIGMSYAAVPLYRLYCQASGLGGTAVAGHDAEQVETMTPVMDRIIKITFNADTHASMQWNFRPQQSEIYVVPGETALAFYRAKNPTDKPVIGISTYNVVPFEAGQYFNKIQCFCFEEQRLNPKEEVDMPVFFYIDPEFDEDPRMARVDTITLSYTFFEAKEGQKLPLPGYSPISLHS, from the exons ATGCTACTCCCCATCCTTGTCCGTGAGTCCCTATGCTGCTCAAAGAACTCTGTCTTACTGACATCCTCAAACATACAGGCCTGTATCAGGGGTCTTCAGGGCAAGGGAGCCAGGGGCCTCCACAGCTACGCCCAGTGGTTCCTCTGTAGGAGGCTTCCCTCACGCCTCAACACCCAAATACGGGGGGCCAAGAGTTGGAAGAGCCAGACCAAGCAGCAGGAGGATgagtggaggaagaggaacaAGACGGTGCTGACGTATATCGCTGCTGCGGGGGTGGGGATGATCGGCATGTCCTACGCTGCTGTACCCCTCTACAGACTCTACTGCCAG gcGTCCGGTCTGGGTGGGACGGCGGTGGCAGGTCACGATGCAGAGCAGGTGGAGACGATGACGCCGGTGATGGACCGCATCATTAAGATCACCTTCAACGCTGACACACACGCCAGCATGCAGTGGAACTTCCGCCCGCAGCAGTCTGAGATATAC GTGGTTCCAGGAGAGACTGCCCTGGCCTTCTACAGAGCCAAGAACCCTACAGACAAACCTGTTATTGGGATCTCCACCTACAACGTTGTGCCCTTTGAGGCTGGACAGTACTTCAACAAGATACAG TGTTTCTGTTTTGAGGAGCAGAGGTTGAACCCTAAAGAGGAAGTGGACATGCCCGTGTTCTTTTACATCGACCCTGAGTTTGACGAGGACCCACGTATGGCCCGTGTCGACACCATCACACTCTCATACACCTTCTTCGAGGCCAAGGAGGGACAGAAACTACCCCTCCCCGGATATAGTCCGATTTCCCTACACAGCTAA